A genomic segment from Gemmatimonadota bacterium encodes:
- a CDS encoding FAD-dependent monooxygenase — MTVLIVGAGPTGLALALWLTRLGVAVRIIDKTAEPGTTSRALAVQARTLEFYQQLGFADQVVDAGLEIAGINLWSRGKQVTHVPLTGLGAGLSRFSFPLIYPQDAHEKLLIAQLASLGVHVERETTLLRFREHATGVSATIGHADGREEEMEAAYIAGCDGAHSTVREALGIGFPGGTYSGYFYVADVEAGNQAYPNQISVDIDDGTFLAIFPLTSSGHLRLIGTAPEQHGRALTFDDVKGRAVDSMQLDIAAVNWFSTYRVHHRVADHFRSGRAFLLGDAAHVHSPVGGQGMNTGIGDAVNLSWKLASVLNGKAASSLLASYEPERIAFARLLVATTDRAFTVVTDPSGWANFVRLRLFPLVAPWITRIPAVRRRLFRTVSQLIVSYRDSALSAGAAGEVHGGDRLPWVDLGGGRDNFAPLQSLGWQVHIYGHVPDALRAECGALGLNVHGFDWEPKMAEAGLKQAALYLVRPDGYVGLADEQADPATLRQYVETVRNIRSHS, encoded by the coding sequence GCCCTACCGGCCTCGCCCTCGCGCTCTGGCTCACGCGCTTGGGCGTCGCGGTGCGCATTATCGACAAGACGGCGGAGCCAGGGACCACATCGCGGGCACTCGCGGTGCAAGCGCGCACACTCGAGTTCTATCAGCAACTCGGCTTCGCCGACCAGGTCGTCGATGCAGGACTCGAAATCGCCGGGATCAACCTCTGGAGCCGCGGGAAGCAGGTCACTCACGTGCCGCTCACCGGCCTCGGCGCCGGACTCTCCAGGTTCTCGTTTCCGCTGATCTATCCGCAGGACGCCCACGAAAAGCTGCTGATCGCCCAGCTCGCCTCACTCGGTGTGCACGTCGAGCGCGAGACCACGCTGCTGCGATTCCGTGAGCACGCAACGGGTGTCAGTGCGACGATCGGGCACGCCGACGGCCGCGAGGAGGAGATGGAAGCGGCGTACATCGCCGGTTGCGACGGGGCACACTCCACCGTGCGCGAGGCGCTCGGGATCGGCTTTCCCGGCGGCACCTACTCGGGATACTTCTACGTCGCCGACGTCGAGGCTGGCAACCAGGCGTATCCCAACCAGATCTCGGTGGACATCGACGATGGGACATTCCTCGCCATCTTTCCGCTCACGTCCAGCGGGCACCTGCGGCTCATCGGCACGGCTCCGGAACAGCACGGCCGCGCACTGACATTCGATGACGTGAAGGGGCGCGCCGTCGACTCGATGCAACTCGATATCGCGGCGGTCAACTGGTTCTCGACCTATCGCGTGCATCATCGCGTTGCCGACCACTTCCGGAGCGGTCGCGCCTTCCTCCTCGGCGACGCCGCGCACGTCCACTCGCCGGTGGGCGGGCAGGGGATGAACACCGGTATCGGTGACGCTGTGAACCTCTCGTGGAAACTTGCGAGTGTGCTCAACGGCAAGGCGGCCAGCTCACTGCTCGCCAGTTACGAGCCGGAACGCATCGCCTTCGCACGTTTGCTGGTGGCAACGACCGATCGTGCCTTCACGGTGGTCACCGATCCGAGCGGCTGGGCGAACTTCGTCCGGCTGCGGCTCTTTCCATTGGTGGCGCCGTGGATCACGCGGATTCCGGCCGTACGCCGGCGTCTCTTCCGCACCGTCTCGCAGCTGATCGTCAGCTACCGCGACAGCGCGCTGAGTGCCGGTGCAGCAGGCGAGGTACACGGCGGTGATCGCTTGCCCTGGGTCGACCTCGGTGGCGGACGGGACAACTTTGCCCCGCTGCAGTCGCTGGGCTGGCAGGTACATATATATGGACATGTTCCAGATGCGCTCCGGGCCGAGTGCGGCGCGCTTGGGCTGAATGTGCACGGCTTCGATTGGGAGCCGAAGATGGCGGAAGCCGGCCTGAAGCAGGCGGCACTCTATCTGGTGCGCCCGGATGGCTACGTAGGACTTGCCGACGAGCAGGCCGATCCAGCAACACTCCGGCAGTATGTCGAAACTGTCCGCAACATCAGGAGTCACTCGTGA
- a CDS encoding glycoside hydrolase family 43 protein, whose product MFAALLLPGTRAEAQQPLRSGNPILKGWYADPEAHLFEGQYWIYPTYSARYGQQTFLDAFSSNDLVTWTRHEHVLDTANVKWAHKAVWAPSIIEKEGWYYLFFGANDIQSDSALGGIGVARSRSPSGPFIDYLGKPLIDKFHNGAQPIDQNVFRDKDGAYYILYGGWGHCNIARLNNTFTGFIPFADGTVFKEITPKGYVEGAYMLLKDGKYYLMWSEGGWTGPDYAVAYAIGTSPFGPFERVAKILQQDSTVARGAGHHSVLHVPGSPKWYIVYHRRPLEETDRDHRVVSIEELHFDAKGMIEPVIITRAGVSADPISIGGRRNAAAGKARPQD is encoded by the coding sequence CTGTTTGCCGCGCTCCTGCTGCCTGGCACCCGGGCCGAGGCGCAGCAGCCACTCCGCTCGGGGAATCCCATCCTGAAGGGGTGGTACGCCGATCCTGAAGCGCATCTCTTCGAAGGGCAGTACTGGATCTACCCGACATATTCGGCGCGCTACGGGCAGCAGACCTTTCTCGATGCCTTCTCATCGAACGATCTGGTGACCTGGACGCGGCACGAGCACGTGCTCGATACCGCGAATGTGAAATGGGCCCACAAGGCGGTGTGGGCGCCATCGATCATCGAGAAGGAGGGTTGGTACTACCTCTTCTTCGGCGCCAACGACATCCAGAGTGACAGTGCCCTTGGTGGCATCGGCGTGGCGCGATCGCGCTCTCCATCCGGTCCCTTCATCGACTATCTCGGCAAGCCGCTCATCGACAAGTTCCACAACGGCGCGCAACCGATCGACCAGAACGTCTTCCGCGACAAGGATGGCGCCTACTACATCCTCTATGGCGGCTGGGGGCACTGCAACATCGCCCGGCTCAACAACACCTTCACTGGTTTCATCCCCTTCGCCGATGGCACGGTCTTCAAGGAGATTACACCGAAGGGGTACGTCGAAGGGGCGTACATGCTGCTCAAGGACGGCAAGTACTACCTGATGTGGTCGGAAGGGGGGTGGACCGGGCCGGACTATGCGGTGGCGTATGCCATCGGCACTTCACCTTTCGGGCCGTTCGAGCGGGTCGCGAAGATCCTGCAGCAGGATTCGACTGTGGCACGCGGGGCAGGGCACCACTCGGTGCTGCACGTACCGGGATCGCCGAAGTGGTACATCGTCTATCACCGGCGCCCGCTCGAGGAGACCGACCGCGATCACCGGGTGGTGAGCATCGAGGAACTCCACTTCGATGCGAAGGGGATGATCGAGCCGGTCATTATTACCCGCGCCGGAGTCAGCGCGGACCCGATTTCGATCGGTGGAAGGCGAAATGCAGCCGCGGGTAAGGCTCGCCCTCAGGACTGA
- a CDS encoding alpha/beta hydrolase-fold protein: MRLTLLIAFLVTVGPTILGSATAQQGPALIVDPRGAIPGSQPPAARAFLINSAILKETRRIFVALPASYEKTGASRRYPVAVVVDGELNLAPVMAVSSQLALTGQIPEMVLIGIENSNRLRDLTPPGLSVSGSTTHEGGDRFLDFIERELLPAVDRQFRGGLPRTFIGHSSGGILATWLAATRSTFLCVLAIDTPVALGDNWIAKRLTARAAAKGPALRYASFEARYGWSAATWSALTRAAPANWLLHREHLVHESHESVVMPAAYLGLRELFADYSMIAAPTSPATRALPYYATLASHFGAAIIPPKKLLNDVYHDLLAEGRANESKAAYELYSRGYGVPADDQAQRARIAALSQRTAPAETIEGLLATPFPPIEAMKPYLGEWEGDLWMGEEETHDGRERLRISVKDGRLVGETINHDASGRELVQRWTYLKMTPGGFTYGFMNGMRPRAVVLFEAKALGEGLRGEQRFGGIGNISPEGEPYPRLHFAFHRSKSGPR, translated from the coding sequence ATGCGCTTGACCCTGTTGATCGCGTTCCTGGTGACCGTCGGCCCCACCATCCTGGGGTCGGCAACAGCCCAACAGGGGCCAGCCCTGATTGTCGACCCTCGCGGCGCCATCCCCGGCAGCCAGCCGCCTGCGGCTCGGGCATTCCTGATCAATTCCGCAATACTCAAGGAGACCCGACGCATTTTCGTCGCGCTTCCAGCGTCATACGAGAAGACCGGCGCAAGCCGCAGGTACCCGGTGGCAGTCGTCGTAGACGGCGAACTCAATCTGGCCCCGGTGATGGCAGTCAGCTCCCAACTGGCCCTGACCGGCCAGATACCGGAGATGGTCCTGATCGGCATCGAGAACTCCAACCGGCTCCGTGACCTGACGCCACCCGGTCTCTCGGTGAGTGGCAGCACGACGCATGAAGGCGGTGACCGCTTCCTGGACTTCATCGAACGCGAATTGCTGCCGGCCGTCGATCGTCAATTTCGCGGGGGATTGCCTCGCACTTTCATCGGGCATTCGTCCGGGGGAATTCTTGCCACCTGGCTTGCCGCGACGAGGTCAACCTTTCTCTGTGTGCTTGCGATCGATACACCGGTTGCGCTCGGCGACAACTGGATTGCAAAGCGTCTCACCGCCCGGGCCGCCGCCAAGGGCCCTGCGCTCCGCTATGCCTCGTTCGAAGCGCGCTACGGTTGGTCTGCTGCCACCTGGAGCGCGCTGACCAGGGCCGCACCCGCGAACTGGCTACTACACCGTGAGCATCTGGTCCACGAGTCGCACGAGTCCGTGGTGATGCCGGCCGCCTACCTCGGCCTGCGCGAACTCTTTGCGGACTACTCCATGATCGCCGCTCCGACTTCGCCGGCGACCCGGGCGCTCCCATACTATGCCACCCTGGCCTCGCACTTCGGTGCCGCCATCATCCCCCCGAAGAAGCTGCTGAACGATGTGTACCACGACTTGCTCGCCGAGGGTCGTGCGAACGAGAGCAAAGCGGCCTACGAGTTGTACTCACGTGGGTACGGCGTTCCCGCTGATGACCAGGCGCAGCGTGCGCGGATCGCCGCCCTCTCGCAGCGGACAGCACCGGCCGAAACCATCGAGGGCTTGCTCGCCACGCCCTTCCCGCCGATTGAAGCAATGAAGCCATATCTCGGCGAATGGGAGGGCGACCTCTGGATGGGTGAGGAAGAGACCCACGACGGTCGGGAGCGCCTCCGCATCAGCGTCAAGGACGGGCGCCTGGTCGGGGAAACGATCAATCACGATGCCAGTGGTCGAGAGCTCGTCCAGCGCTGGACCTATCTCAAGATGACCCCTGGCGGCTTCACTTACGGCTTCATGAATGGAATGCGCCCCCGTGCCGTCGTCCTGTTCGAGGCGAAGGCCCTGGGTGAAGGCCTTCGGGGTGAGCAACGCTTCGGGGGAATTGGCAACATCAGTCCTGAGGGCGAGCCTTACCCGCGGCTGCATTTCGCCTTCCACCGATCGAAATCGGGTCCGCGCTGA
- a CDS encoding GGDEF domain-containing protein: MAWLYWGADRTQSFSLRRKILYVNTVALLAILFMLGFDIAYLVSGNAALIRSTAIHLPAFVIAGGTPWLNRRGEYTIARWAIALTLTGMVGATVALVSGSFLGLHYIFIVIAMIAIAIFPLRDWRSTAFLVVLNIGAFAWSAYVGVDPEASLFVLPRQTIAAFKAGYLGTMIFTVLFVAWLGEFATHQNEHELESLSGIDPLTQLPNRRRIMQRLAERLLASRRLGEYGGVLFLDVDNLKTINDVHGHECGDFVLQEVAQRLLASIRAMEMAARLGGDEFVVVLSHLGRNRDEALVNLRSVSQNLSAVLSQPYHLGTTGSADDGVLEIDVCSCSIGGTLFDGADLNPDAILQRADSAMYSAKAAGKNRVEIVEAYANQLSS, from the coding sequence ATGGCCTGGCTCTACTGGGGCGCCGATCGGACCCAGAGTTTTTCACTCCGCCGCAAGATCCTCTACGTCAATACGGTCGCCCTCCTCGCGATCCTCTTCATGCTCGGCTTTGACATCGCCTATCTGGTGAGCGGCAATGCCGCCCTGATCCGGTCCACGGCGATTCACCTCCCGGCATTCGTCATCGCCGGCGGAACACCCTGGCTCAACCGGCGAGGGGAGTACACCATCGCTCGCTGGGCGATCGCGCTCACCCTGACCGGCATGGTCGGCGCCACGGTCGCGTTGGTGAGCGGCTCCTTCCTCGGCCTCCACTACATCTTCATCGTGATCGCGATGATCGCCATCGCGATCTTTCCGTTGCGCGACTGGCGCAGCACCGCCTTCCTGGTCGTCCTCAACATCGGTGCCTTCGCCTGGTCGGCTTATGTCGGCGTCGATCCCGAGGCGTCACTCTTCGTCCTGCCCCGACAGACTATTGCGGCGTTCAAGGCCGGCTACCTCGGCACGATGATCTTCACCGTGCTCTTCGTCGCATGGCTCGGCGAGTTCGCCACACATCAGAACGAACACGAACTCGAGAGCCTGTCAGGCATCGACCCGCTCACTCAGCTCCCCAACCGGCGGCGCATCATGCAAAGGCTGGCTGAACGGCTCCTCGCGAGCCGACGCCTGGGGGAGTACGGCGGCGTGCTGTTCCTCGATGTCGACAACCTGAAGACGATCAATGATGTCCACGGACACGAGTGCGGCGACTTCGTGCTCCAGGAAGTTGCCCAGCGCCTGCTGGCCTCGATTCGTGCGATGGAGATGGCCGCGCGACTCGGCGGCGATGAGTTCGTGGTGGTCCTGAGTCACCTCGGCCGCAACCGGGACGAAGCGCTGGTCAACCTGCGGTCCGTAAGCCAGAACCTCAGCGCAGTGCTCTCCCAACCGTATCACCTCGGCACGACAGGCTCGGCCGATGACGGGGTTCTCGAAATCGACGTCTGCAGCTGCTCGATCGGCGGGACCCTGTTCGACGGAGCCGACCTGAATCCCGACGCCATCCTCCAGCGGGCCGACAGTGCGATGTACTCTGCCAAAGCGGCGGGCAAGAACCGGGTCGAGATCGTCGAGGCCTACGCGAACCAGCTGTCGTCGTAG
- a CDS encoding class I SAM-dependent methyltransferase has protein sequence MIPAITDADPMAALKARLKTMWESGDYSHFARFMDPGAQEFLERLQVAPGTRMLDVACGAGHLAIAAAEGRAEVTGIDFASNLIGRARSHAASAGVQVRFDEGDAEHLPYADGEFDLVVSLIGAIFAPQPDRVAAEMLRVCRPGGRIVMANWTPEGHIGQMFRILGAYLPLSPLMPSPMKWGDESTLRWRLSRGTTSLKVTRRMYPMHFPFPPAEVVEFYREHYGPVNRAFVSLDSIDQQDLRYDLEELWTRHNRAIDGSTEVQAEYLEAVAVQG, from the coding sequence ATGATCCCAGCGATCACTGATGCCGACCCGATGGCTGCGCTCAAGGCGCGCCTCAAGACGATGTGGGAATCGGGCGACTACAGTCACTTCGCCCGATTCATGGATCCTGGTGCCCAGGAATTTCTGGAGCGGCTTCAGGTCGCGCCGGGCACCCGGATGCTCGATGTGGCGTGCGGCGCGGGGCATCTCGCGATCGCGGCTGCCGAGGGTCGCGCGGAGGTCACCGGAATCGACTTCGCCTCGAACCTGATCGGCCGGGCACGGAGCCATGCAGCAAGTGCCGGCGTGCAAGTACGGTTCGACGAGGGCGACGCCGAGCACTTGCCGTACGCCGATGGCGAGTTTGACCTGGTCGTGAGCCTCATTGGGGCCATCTTTGCCCCGCAGCCCGACCGGGTCGCGGCCGAGATGCTGAGGGTCTGCCGTCCTGGCGGCAGGATCGTGATGGCGAACTGGACGCCGGAGGGCCACATCGGTCAGATGTTCCGGATCCTGGGCGCATATCTGCCGCTGTCCCCGTTGATGCCATCGCCGATGAAATGGGGTGACGAGTCGACGCTCCGCTGGCGGTTGAGTCGGGGGACGACCTCCCTCAAGGTGACCCGTCGGATGTATCCGATGCATTTTCCGTTTCCGCCGGCCGAGGTGGTCGAGTTCTATCGCGAGCACTACGGCCCGGTCAACCGCGCATTTGTCTCACTCGACAGCATCGACCAGCAGGACCTGCGATACGATCTCGAAGAACTCTGGACGCGTCACAATCGTGCAATCGACGGGAGCACCGAGGTGCAGGCGGAGTATCTTGAGGCGGTGGCGGTGCAGGGGTGA
- a CDS encoding DNA-binding protein yields MPSRAATHPNAAAFPRGVSGPALRALHNAEIASMAQLTQWREADLTRLHGMGPKVMGILKAALAEQGKSLKGVSSL; encoded by the coding sequence ATGCCTTCTAGAGCAGCAACCCATCCCAACGCGGCGGCTTTTCCGCGCGGCGTCTCCGGCCCCGCGCTGCGTGCACTGCACAACGCCGAGATCGCCTCCATGGCGCAGCTCACGCAATGGCGCGAAGCCGACCTCACCAGACTGCATGGGATGGGCCCCAAGGTGATGGGAATCCTCAAGGCGGCGCTGGCGGAGCAGGGGAAGTCGTTGAAGGGAGTCTCTAGTCTCTAG
- a CDS encoding 3-keto-5-aminohexanoate cleavage protein produces the protein MPHRFLLNFTPTGMIPTKAMTPHVPILPHEIVTQVDEAVALGANMVHLHARDATTGKPTYQKEIYAEIVGGVRERHPELVICLSTSGRDFPGFNERSECLDLTGDLRPDMGSLTLSSLNFNAQASMNSPDMIQSLAKKMQDNGIKPELEVFDLGMINYAHYLIKKGLITPPYYFNLILGNIACAQANLLSLGLMIKELPAESFWSVGGIGDSQLRMNAIGIVDGGGVRVGLEDNIYLDDARTKLATNAQLVRRVIDIATVMGRTPYSHGEARAELGLQ, from the coding sequence ATGCCCCATCGCTTTCTCCTGAACTTCACTCCGACGGGGATGATCCCGACCAAGGCGATGACGCCGCACGTGCCGATCCTGCCGCACGAGATCGTGACCCAGGTCGATGAAGCCGTCGCGCTTGGCGCGAACATGGTGCACCTGCACGCGCGCGATGCGACGACCGGCAAACCGACCTACCAGAAGGAGATCTATGCCGAGATCGTGGGCGGGGTGCGCGAGCGTCATCCGGAGCTGGTGATCTGTCTGTCGACCAGCGGTCGCGATTTCCCGGGCTTCAATGAGCGCTCCGAGTGCCTCGATCTCACCGGCGACCTGCGCCCCGACATGGGCTCGCTCACGCTGAGTTCGCTCAACTTCAATGCACAGGCGAGCATGAACTCGCCCGACATGATCCAGTCGCTCGCGAAGAAGATGCAGGACAACGGGATCAAGCCCGAACTTGAGGTCTTCGATCTCGGGATGATCAACTACGCCCACTACCTGATCAAGAAAGGGTTGATCACGCCGCCGTACTACTTCAATCTCATCCTCGGCAACATCGCGTGCGCCCAGGCGAACCTCCTCTCGCTCGGATTGATGATCAAGGAGCTGCCGGCCGAGTCCTTCTGGAGTGTCGGCGGCATTGGTGACTCGCAGCTGCGGATGAATGCGATCGGTATCGTCGACGGCGGCGGCGTGCGTGTCGGGCTCGAGGACAATATCTATCTCGACGACGCGCGAACGAAGCTCGCGACGAATGCCCAGCTGGTGCGTCGTGTCATCGACATCGCCACGGTGATGGGCCGCACGCCCTACTCGCACGGCGAGGCGAGGGCCGAGCTGGGGTTGCAGTAG
- a CDS encoding GNAT family N-acetyltransferase, whose translation MASRIGQLVRSAREQGVVITLRHLRRKAGMRFEQFYWVRELLPEAIPEAYRQIPEGYELVTLDDRDFESLGRWQGSGENASPELMRERAGQGHTCLGMKRGGEIVAFTWFALDRTQTVLYPKEMAPNEAYLFNSYVLPAERGKNLAVIMRYQSYQVLRTLGRDTLYSITVKANTASWRFKQKLGAQKVFFMVYLCPFRGVEFRWTLKRYSLATS comes from the coding sequence GTGGCGTCGCGGATCGGACAACTCGTCCGGAGCGCTCGCGAGCAGGGCGTGGTCATCACCCTGCGACATCTGCGCCGGAAGGCGGGGATGCGCTTCGAGCAGTTCTACTGGGTGCGGGAGCTGTTGCCCGAGGCGATCCCTGAGGCGTACCGCCAGATTCCGGAGGGCTACGAGCTCGTCACGCTTGACGACCGCGACTTTGAATCGCTTGGTCGCTGGCAGGGCAGTGGCGAGAATGCCTCCCCGGAGCTGATGCGCGAGCGCGCCGGTCAGGGACACACCTGCCTCGGGATGAAACGGGGCGGGGAAATCGTCGCCTTCACGTGGTTTGCGCTCGACCGTACCCAGACAGTACTCTATCCGAAGGAGATGGCGCCCAACGAGGCGTATCTCTTCAACTCCTATGTGTTGCCGGCCGAACGTGGGAAGAACCTCGCCGTGATCATGCGGTATCAGAGCTACCAGGTGCTTCGCACACTGGGTCGCGATACCCTCTACAGCATTACGGTGAAAGCGAACACGGCGTCGTGGCGGTTCAAGCAGAAACTCGGGGCGCAAAAGGTGTTCTTCATGGTCTACCTCTGTCCGTTCAGGGGCGTGGAATTCCGATGGACCCTGAAGCGATATTCGCTCGCGACGTCTTGA
- a CDS encoding polymer-forming cytoskeletal protein, whose amino-acid sequence MPIWKEQTPTRKEPTPMPPEAAPARPVAPTADLSMPSSAPARPIGREAKESIIAADLTIEGKIEGSGHVRIAGKFKGDVNVQGNVTIEHGAKLTGGVRANTVIIAGELEGNIEAASRVELVESGILNGDLKAGSLTVAAGSRMRGQVEFGWDEKGTSHS is encoded by the coding sequence ATGCCGATCTGGAAGGAACAGACCCCTACTCGCAAGGAGCCGACCCCGATGCCACCAGAAGCCGCACCGGCGCGTCCCGTGGCGCCGACCGCCGACCTTTCGATGCCATCCTCGGCGCCCGCGCGGCCGATCGGTCGCGAGGCGAAGGAGTCGATCATTGCCGCCGACCTGACGATTGAAGGGAAGATTGAAGGGAGTGGCCACGTTCGCATCGCGGGCAAGTTCAAGGGCGACGTGAACGTGCAGGGCAACGTCACCATCGAACATGGCGCCAAACTCACCGGCGGCGTGCGCGCGAACACCGTCATCATCGCTGGAGAACTCGAAGGCAATATCGAGGCGGCCTCGCGAGTGGAGCTCGTCGAGAGCGGCATCCTCAATGGCGACCTGAAGGCGGGCTCGCTCACCGTCGCCGCTGGCTCGCGGATGCGCGGACAGGTGGAGTTCGGCTGGGATGAGAAGGGCACTTCCCACTCATGA
- a CDS encoding GNAT family N-acetyltransferase, whose translation MEVVHDEARHRFVVTEGEARGLLAYREAGPGVIDLLHTEVDPALRGRGVANDLARAALDHARAQGLRVIPTCPFVQSWLKRHPEELDLVAAS comes from the coding sequence ATGGAAGTCGTTCACGACGAGGCCCGGCATCGGTTCGTGGTGACGGAGGGGGAAGCGAGAGGATTGCTGGCCTATCGGGAAGCTGGCCCCGGAGTCATCGATCTGCTCCACACCGAGGTCGATCCTGCACTGCGCGGTCGCGGGGTCGCGAATGACCTTGCCCGCGCCGCCCTCGACCATGCGCGAGCGCAGGGACTGCGGGTGATTCCGACCTGTCCGTTCGTCCAGAGCTGGCTCAAGCGCCACCCGGAGGAACTCGACCTCGTGGCGGCCAGCTAG
- a CDS encoding sigma-70 family RNA polymerase sigma factor produces MAPSPQVGDDERSVIARTIGGDRAAARALYDAHATRVHWLAYRICRDRDLAADLTQDVFVQVFRKLESFRGESAFSTWLHRVTVTTCLNTLRKVNRQRSREAELDDTVQQMPARVEGLGHDVREALARAIDALPETLRVALVMHAIEGFTHTEIGATLGIAEGTSKRRVFDARARLREALADHQEEL; encoded by the coding sequence ATGGCGCCCAGTCCGCAGGTGGGCGACGACGAACGGTCGGTCATCGCCCGCACTATCGGGGGCGACCGCGCCGCGGCCCGCGCCCTCTATGACGCGCACGCCACGCGTGTCCACTGGCTGGCCTACCGGATCTGTCGTGACCGCGACCTTGCGGCGGATCTGACCCAGGACGTCTTCGTCCAGGTGTTTCGGAAGCTGGAGAGTTTCCGGGGCGAGTCGGCCTTCAGCACCTGGCTGCATCGGGTGACGGTGACGACCTGTCTCAACACGCTGCGGAAGGTCAACCGGCAGCGGTCACGGGAAGCGGAGCTCGACGACACGGTGCAGCAGATGCCTGCCCGGGTCGAGGGACTCGGACATGATGTTCGTGAGGCGCTCGCCCGGGCGATCGACGCCTTGCCGGAAACGTTGCGAGTCGCGCTGGTGATGCACGCGATCGAGGGCTTCACGCACACCGAGATCGGGGCGACCCTCGGCATCGCGGAAGGCACCAGCAAGCGAAGAGTGTTTGATGCACGGGCCAGGCTGCGCGAAGCTCTGGCAGATCATCAGGAGGAGTTGTGA